Proteins encoded by one window of Gopherus evgoodei ecotype Sinaloan lineage unplaced genomic scaffold, rGopEvg1_v1.p scaffold_32_arrow_ctg1, whole genome shotgun sequence:
- the LOC115640969 gene encoding chloride intracellular channel protein 1: MAEEQTQVELFVKAGSDGAKIGNCPFSQRLFMVLWLKGVTFNVTTVDTKRRTETVQKLCPGGQLPFLMYGTEVRTDTNKIEEFLEEVLCPPKYPRLAARNPESNTAGLDIFAKFSAYIKNSNPAQDLVLEKGLLKALTVLNSYLMAPLPDELDETSAEDETRSSRKFLDGDELTLADCNLLPKLHIVQVVCKKYRGFTIPEALEGIHRYLRNAYAREEFASTCPDAEEIELAYETVAKALK; this comes from the exons ATGGCCGAGGAGCAGACGCAGGTTGAGCTGTTTGTGAAG GCTGGCAGCGATGGGGCCAAGATCGGgaactgccccttctcccagcggCTGTTCATGGTTCTGTGGCTCAAAGGCGTCACCTTCAACGTCACCACGGTGGACACGAAACG GAGGACTGAGACGGTTCAGAAGCTTTGCCCGGGCGGGCAGCTCCCCTTCCTGATGTACGGGACCGAGGTCCGGACCGACACTAACAAGATTGAGGAGTTCCTGGAGGAGGTGCTGTGTCCCCCCAA ATACCCCAGGTTGGCCGCCCGTAACCCCGAGTCCAACACCGCCGGGCTCGACATCTTCGCCAAGTTCTCCGCCTACATCAAGAACTCGAACCCGGCGCAGGACCTcg tgctgGAGAAGGGGCTGCTGAAGGCGCTCACGGTGCTGAACAGTTACCTGATGGCGCCGCTGCCGGACGAGCTGGACGAGACGAGTGCCGAGGACGAGACCCGCTCGAGCCGCAAGTTCCTGGACGGGGACGAGCTGACGCTGGCCGACTGCAACCTGCTGCCCAAGCTGCACATCGTCCAG gtggTGTGTAAGAAGTATCGGGGATTCACCATCCCAGAGGCGCTGGAGGGGATCCACCGGTACCTGCGAAATGCCTACGCCCGCGAGGAATTCGCCAGCACCTGCCCCGATGCCGAGGAGATCGAACTGGCCTATGAGACGGTGGCCAAGGCCCTGAAATAG